A single window of Salvelinus sp. IW2-2015 unplaced genomic scaffold, ASM291031v2 Un_scaffold3013, whole genome shotgun sequence DNA harbors:
- the LOC112075168 gene encoding alpha-taxilin yields MNMAEEKTVQEREFEGLQGKVGRLEKLCRALQNERNELSKKVQGLSAGPEDDTNXGDESTSLPPIDSQVPSLDPDTTTPSSPTPCCHFSPELDTENQACAEE; encoded by the exons ATGAACATGGCTGAGGAG aAAACTGTGCAGGAGCGTGAGTTTGAAGGCCTCCAGGGGAAGGTAGGGAGGCTGGAGAAGCTTTGTCGGGCGTTACAGAACGAACGCAACGAACTCAGCAAGAAGGTCCAGGGCCTGAGCGCCGGCCCCGAGGACGACACCAACYCAGGAGATGAATCCACCTCCCTCCCCCCCATAGACTCCCAGGTGCCCAGCCTAGACCCCGACACCACCACCCCTAGTTCCCCCACACCCTGCTGCCACTTCAGCCCAGAGTTGGACACTGAGAACCAGGCCTGTGCAGAGGAATGA